A portion of the Salmo trutta chromosome 1, fSalTru1.1, whole genome shotgun sequence genome contains these proteins:
- the LOC115200365 gene encoding WW domain-binding protein 2-like, protein MALNRNHSQNGGVLINNDESVLRECKNVELSFSDVTSKTDLLRGTKKGTVYLTPYRLVFVSSNAKDSLGSVMFPYYLMKGCSIEQPVFAANYIRGTVSAEAGGGWEGQASFKMSFSSGGAIELGQHLFKLATNASRAPPAQNGGASFGYPSPGVMNGYGPPPVPQNYPYEPPPQQNGFYQAPPGNMGYPYPMAAAGMYPSTPAYMAPPPPYPGPPQNWAAPPAGNAKAAEAAGSAYFNPNNPHNVYMPMEQPPPYAPSAPPAPYPGYPEKKNN, encoded by the exons ATGGCTTTAAATCGAAATCATTCTCAAAACGGAGGAGTTTTGATAAACAACGACGAGAG TGTGTTGAGGGAATGCAAGAATGTGGAGCTGTCCTTCAGTGATGTCACCAGCAAGACAGACCTGCTGAGGGGGACTAAGAAGGGGACTGTTTACCTCACTCCATACAGG TTGGTGTTTGTGTCCAGTAATGCCAAGGACAGCCTGGGGTCTGTGATGTTCCCGTACTACCTGATGAAGGGCTGCAGCATCGAGCAGCCAGTCTTCGCTGCCAATTACATCAGGGGCACAGTATCTGCTGAGGCTGGGG GAGGCTGGGAAGGCCAGGCTAGCTTCAAGATGTCTTTTTCCAGTGGGGGAGCCATCGAGTTAGGTCAGCACCTCTTCAAACTGGCAACAAATG CATCTCGTGCCCCTCCTGCTCAAAACGGAGGTGCCTCCTTTGGCTATCCCTCTCCTGGAGTGATGAATGGCTACGGCCCACCACCTGTTCCTCAGAACTACCCGTATGAACCCCCACCCCAGCAGAATGGTTTCTACCAGGCTCCCCCAGGCAACATGGGCTATCCCTACCCTATGGCAGCCGCAG GAATGTACCCATCTACCCCTGCCTACATGGCCCCACCGCCCCCCTATCCTGGGCCCCCCCAAAACTGGGCTGCTCCCCCTGCAG GTAATGCCAAGGCAGCAGAGGCAGCAGGCAGTGCCTATTTCAACCCCAACAACCCCCACAATGTCTACATGCCCATG GAACAGCCTCCTCCCTATGCACCTTCTGCCCCTCCTGCTCCTTACCCAGGCTATCCAGAGAAGAAGAACAACTAA